In Arachis hypogaea cultivar Tifrunner chromosome 2, arahy.Tifrunner.gnm2.J5K5, whole genome shotgun sequence, a genomic segment contains:
- the LOC112717794 gene encoding polygalacturonase-like, with amino-acid sequence MAHLRPKHNTIPLLVIKALVHYFLFTLKTTIASYDDQTLNVIDFGAKPGGEIDSSRAFLDAWESACNTITPSTIYVPQGRFLIGKVVFKGSHEYCKSNGITMKIDGALVAPSNYDDIGNDGNWLLFDDVNGVSIIGGVLDGQGNGLWACKRFGKRNCPMGATNLGFTNSNNIVINGVTSLNSEMYHIVIDRSKNVKVEGVRVSASGNSPNTDGIHVQLSSFVTIIASNIATGDDCISIGPGTTNLWIQNIACGPGHGISVGSLGKELEEAGAENVTVKTVTFTGTENGVRIKSWGRPSNGFARNIIFQHLTMINVQNPIVIDQNYCPNEKGCPGQNSGVKISNVMYQDIHGTSATEVAVRFNCSPRNPCNEITLEDVKLTFQTNKQAQASCIHAQGITSGFVQPSACFSSNI; translated from the exons ATGGCACATCTAAGGCCAAAACATAACACTATTCCACTTCTAGTTATAAAAGCACTAGTACATTATTTTCTCTTCACATTAAAAACAACCATAGCTTCTTATGATGATCAAACCCTAAATGTAATAGATTTTGGTGCCAAACCAGGTGGTGAAATTGATTCCTCAAGAGCATTTCTAGATGCATGGGAAAGTGCATGCAACACAATAACACCATCAACAATTTATGTCCCACAAGGAAGGTTCTTAATTGGAAAAGTAGTGTTTAAGGGTAGTCATGAGTATTGCAAGAGCAATGGAATCACAATGAAAATTGATGGTGCACTTGTTGCACCTTCCAATTATGATGATATTGGAAATGATGGGAATTGGTTGTTGTTTGATGATGTTAATGGAGTTTCAATTATTGGTGGAGTTCTTGATGGACAAGGCAATGGTCTTTGGGCATGCAAGAGATTTGGCAAGAGAAATTGCCCAATGGGTGCTACG aATTTAGGGTTCACAAATTCCAACAACATTGTAATAAACGGTGTGACCTCACTTAACAGCGAAATGTACCACATAGTAATAGACAGAAGCAAGAATGTCAAAGTAGAAGGTGTTAGGGTTTCTGCTTCAGGAAACAGTCCCAACACTGATGGCATTCATGTTCAACTCTCATCATTTGTAACAATCATTGCATCCAACATTGCCACTGGTGATGATTGCATCTCAATTGGTCCAGGAACAACCAATTTGTGGATACAAAACATAGCTTGTGGACCTGGTCATGGAATCAG TGTTGGAAGTTTGGGGAAAGAATTAGAAGAGGCTGGTGCGGAGAATGTGACAGTTAAAACAGTTACATTTACAGGAACTGAGAATGGTGTGAGAATCAAGTCTTGGGGGAGACCAAGCAATGGCTTCGCAAGGAACATCATTTTCCAACATCTTACTATGATTAATGTCCAAAACCCCATAGTCATTGACCAAAATTATTGCCCTAATGAGAAGGGTTGCCCCGGTCAG AATTCCGGGGTCAAAATTAGCAATGTAATGTACCAAGATATTCATGGGACATCAGCAACTGAAGTTGCGGTTAGATTCAATTGCAGTCCAAGGAATCCGTGCAATGAAATCACCTTGGAAGATGTCAAACTTACATTTCAAACGAACAAACAAGCTCAAGCTTCATGCATTCATGCCCAAGGAATCACTTCTGGTTTTGTTCAACCTAGCGCTTGTTTCTCATCAAATATATAA